The proteins below come from a single Faecalibaculum rodentium genomic window:
- a CDS encoding pyridoxamine 5'-phosphate oxidase family protein, whose protein sequence is MEFGTAEKILWEKLGDWKIMALASCEDDYPMVRNISAIMYDGKIWFKTDRNFRKTQQLIANPRVALCWNGVQMEGLAEICGLVVEEPGRVFEKKYREYLWQSYNRYSHEDTEILVCVEPRFVEIWDEDEDRNAFQIFLDFNQETAEKKMYDVEEEG, encoded by the coding sequence ATGGAATTCGGTACAGCCGAAAAAATACTCTGGGAGAAGCTGGGGGACTGGAAAATCATGGCCCTTGCTTCCTGTGAAGATGACTATCCCATGGTCCGCAATATCAGCGCCATCATGTACGACGGGAAAATCTGGTTCAAGACCGACAGGAATTTCAGAAAAACACAGCAGCTGATTGCAAACCCCCGCGTGGCTCTTTGCTGGAACGGTGTGCAGATGGAAGGCCTGGCCGAGATCTGCGGCCTGGTGGTGGAAGAACCGGGTCGTGTGTTTGAGAAGAAATACCGGGAATACCTGTGGCAGAGCTACAACCGGTACTCTCATGAAGATACGGAAATCCTCGTATGTGTCGAACCGAGGTTCGTGGAAATCTGGGATGAGGATGAGGACCGGAATGCCTTTCAGATCTTCCTGGATTTCAACCAGGAGACAGCTGAGAAAAAAATGTACGATGTTGAAGAAGAGGGTTGA
- the rpsJ gene encoding 30S ribosomal protein S10, with translation MANNTMRIRLKAYEHRILDESAKKIVDAAEKHGAKKVIGPVPLPTEKQVVTILRAVHKYKDSREQFEMRTHKRLIEIVAPNKETIDSLQRLELPSGVDIEIKL, from the coding sequence ATGGCAAACAACACAATGAGAATCCGCTTGAAGGCGTACGAGCACCGTATCCTCGACGAATCGGCCAAGAAGATCGTCGACGCTGCTGAAAAGCACGGTGCCAAGAAGGTGATCGGGCCCGTACCCCTGCCGACAGAAAAGCAGGTGGTCACGATCCTGCGCGCTGTCCACAAATACAAGGACAGCCGCGAGCAGTTCGAGATGCGTACGCACAAGCGTTTGATTGAGATCGTTGCGCCGAACAAGGAAACAATCGATTCTTTACAGCGATTAGAACTTCCCAGCGGTGTTGACATCGAGATTAAACTTTAA
- the rplC gene encoding 50S ribosomal protein L3 — MKGLLGRKLGMTQVFTEDGTLIPVTVIEASPNVVLQLKTAETDGYEAVQLGFEDVKEQRATKGEKGHCAKAGTGPKRFVREVRDADMDVKVGDTVGVDIFAPGETVDVIGTSKGKGYQGTIYRNNAHQGPKTHGGSKNIRHIGSLATNGITSRQGRIMKGTAMPGHEGHLRVTAQNLTVIKVDPENNYVLIKGNVPGPKKGMVMIRTAKTSKGDKEPVVLVDYSKEVQE; from the coding sequence ATGAAAGGACTTTTAGGAAGAAAACTGGGCATGACGCAGGTTTTCACAGAAGACGGAACGCTCATTCCGGTGACTGTGATCGAGGCGTCCCCCAACGTGGTTCTGCAGCTGAAAACTGCTGAGACAGACGGATACGAAGCCGTACAGCTGGGCTTCGAAGACGTGAAGGAACAGCGCGCGACCAAAGGCGAAAAAGGACACTGCGCCAAAGCCGGCACAGGTCCCAAGCGTTTCGTGCGCGAGGTCCGCGATGCGGACATGGATGTCAAAGTCGGCGACACAGTCGGCGTGGACATCTTTGCCCCGGGTGAAACGGTGGATGTCATCGGCACCAGCAAGGGCAAAGGCTACCAGGGCACCATTTACCGGAACAACGCACATCAGGGACCGAAGACACACGGTGGATCCAAGAACATCCGCCACATCGGGTCTCTGGCAACCAACGGTATCACCTCCCGTCAGGGACGCATCATGAAGGGTACTGCGATGCCCGGTCATGAAGGCCACCTGCGTGTCACTGCGCAGAACCTGACGGTCATCAAGGTAGATCCCGAAAACAATTACGTGCTGATCAAGGGCAATGTCCCGGGACCGAAAAAGGGCATGGTCATGATCCGCACTGCAAAGACCAGCAAGGGCGACAAGGAACCTGTTGTGCTGGTTGACTACAGCAAGGAGGTCCAGGAATAA
- the rplD gene encoding 50S ribosomal protein L4 — translation MAQIDVINRKGEVVGSIELNDAVFAIEPNQQALFDAIIMQQAGKRQGTAATKGRSQVSGGGRKPYRQKGTGRARQGSIRAPQYRGGGTVFGATPRDYSYKINKKVRRLALKSALSEKLAEEAFGVMDNLVMDAPKTKDFKAIVEAIQAPKKTLFIVGMEEDTDNAYMSSRNLPGISMMNSNGINVYDLVNANRIVLTEAAVKEIEEALA, via the coding sequence ATGGCTCAGATCGATGTGATCAACCGCAAGGGCGAAGTGGTCGGCTCCATTGAGCTCAACGACGCCGTATTCGCGATCGAACCGAACCAGCAGGCGCTGTTCGATGCGATCATCATGCAGCAGGCCGGCAAGCGCCAGGGCACTGCAGCAACCAAGGGACGCAGCCAGGTTTCCGGCGGCGGACGCAAGCCCTATCGCCAGAAAGGCACAGGCCGCGCCCGTCAGGGTTCCATCCGTGCTCCGCAGTATCGTGGCGGCGGAACGGTGTTCGGTGCAACGCCCCGTGACTACTCCTACAAAATCAACAAGAAGGTACGCCGCCTGGCCCTGAAGTCCGCTCTCTCCGAGAAGCTGGCCGAAGAGGCATTCGGCGTGATGGACAACCTGGTGATGGATGCCCCGAAAACCAAGGATTTCAAGGCAATCGTGGAAGCCATCCAGGCTCCGAAGAAAACGCTGTTCATTGTTGGAATGGAAGAGGATACAGACAACGCCTACATGTCCAGCCGCAACCTGCCGGGCATTTCCATGATGAACTCCAACGGCATCAACGTCTACGATCTGGTCAATGCCAACAGGATCGTGCTGACGGAAGCCGCCGTCAAAGAAATTGAGGAGGCTCTGGCATAA
- the rplW gene encoding 50S ribosomal protein L23: MKDYRDIILRPVITEKSMKLMADDNKVTFKVAPTANKIEVRNAVEKLFNVKVTNVNILNTADKKKRVGRHTGVVRGFKKAVVTLAEGSSINLFGEE, translated from the coding sequence ATGAAGGACTACAGAGACATCATCCTGCGCCCGGTCATCACCGAAAAGTCGATGAAGCTGATGGCGGATGACAACAAAGTAACGTTCAAGGTGGCACCCACTGCCAACAAGATCGAAGTCAGGAATGCGGTGGAAAAGCTCTTCAATGTGAAGGTGACCAACGTGAACATCCTGAACACAGCTGACAAGAAGAAGCGCGTCGGACGCCACACAGGTGTTGTCCGCGGTTTCAAGAAAGCAGTCGTGACTCTGGCCGAAGGCAGCAGCATCAATCTGTTCGGCGAAGAGTAA